CGCGCTGTTCACGACGGACCACCGAGGCGCGCTTCTTCTCGGATTCTGACTTCAACTGCCCGCAGGCCGCCAGGATATCGCGGCCGCGCGGGGTGCGGATGGGCGAGGCATAGCCCGCCTTGTTGAGAATGGCGGCGAAGGCTTCGATCGCGCTCCAGCTTGAGCACTGATAGTCTGTGCCGGGCCAGGGGTTGAAGGGGATCAGGTTGATCTTGGCCGGAATGCCCTTGAGCAGGCGCAGCAGGGCGCGCGCTTCATCGGGTGAGTCATTGACACCCTTCAGCATGACATATTCAAAGGTCACTCGTCGGGCGTTGGAAAGGCCGGGATAGGCGCGGATGGCCGCCATCAGCTCAGCGATATTGTACTTCTTGTTGAGCGGCACCAGCACGTCACGCAGCGGGTCATTGGTGGCGTGCAGCGAAATGGCCAGCATGGCCTGAGTGCGGTTGCCGAGCGCTTCCAATTCCGGCACCACGCCGGAAGTCGAGACCGTGATGCGGCGGCGCGAAATGGCGATGCCTTCGCCGTCGGAAATGATATCGATGGCGGCGGCGACATGGTCGAGATTATAGAGTGGCTCGCCCATGCCCATGAAGACGATATTGGAGAGCTGGCGGTCTTCCTTGGGCGACGGCCATTCGCCGAGGTCGTCGCGCGCCACCTGGACCTGGGCCACGATCTCGGCCGTGGTCAGGTTGCGCACCAGCTTTTGTGTGCCGGTGTGGCAGAAGGAGCAGTTGAGCGTACAGCCGACCTGTGAGGAGACGCACAGCGCGCCGGCGCGGCCGACCGAGGGGATATAGACGCTCTCGACCTCGATGCCCGGCGCCATGCGGATCAGGTATTTGCGTGTGCCGTCATTGCTGATCTGGCGCTCGACGATTTCCGGGCGCGCCAGCGAAAACTTTTCCCTGAGCAGGGCGCGCTGGTCCTTGGCGATATCGGTCATCAGGTCGAAATCTGTGAACCCGTAGTGATGCACCCAGCGCCAGATCTGCTGCATCCGCATCTTCGCCTTGCGGGCCTCGACCACACCCGATTCCACCAGCGCCTGCATCAGGCCGTCGCGGGTCAGGCCGGTGATATTCACCAGGCCGGTATTGGCGGATTTGACGGACAGGTCGAGCGTATGGGCCAAGATATGCGGCTTTCAGAAGAACATATGTGCGGGATTGGCGGACCCTATACAGGAAAGCCCGCGAAATGTCTAATTGCGCGGTTATTGTGCGCGTCGTAAGCTGCCGCAACTGATTTCGAGGACCGCATGACCCTTTCAATTAAAACGCTTGGTTTCGCCCTGGCCTTATCCGTGAGCCTGCCCCTGGCCTCGCAGGCCCTGGCCAGTCCGGAAACCGACGCCCTGTCGGCCTGCCTGATCCGCTCATCGACGCCGCAGGACAAGCTCGTCCTGACGCGCTGGGCGTTCGCCGCCATCTCGAAGCACGAAGGCGTGTCTGACCTGGCGTCGCTTTCGGATGCGCAGATGGCTTCTGTGGACAAGGCGGGCGGCGCGCTGTTTTCCCGCCTGCTGATCGAGAACTGCCCGACCGAGACCACGGCCGCCATCCGGAGCGATGGTGTCAAGGCGATCGAGACGGCGCTGAGCGATCTCGGTCAGTCGGCCATGCAGGACCTGGCCGGTGATCCGGGCGTTCAGGGCGCGCTGGTCGGCATGGTCGGTTATATGGACCAGGCGCGGCTCCTGAAGATGCTGAGTGACGCGGCGTCGAAATAGTTTGCCGGATTCTGATAGCGGCGGGGAACTGTCGTATTCAATCCTCATACGGCGGTGTTTACCTTTCGGATTGTGAAAGGAGACCGCCATGTCCGCAAAGAAATGGTCGAAAGAGGTCACCGAGCATTCCGATGCCCTGGACCTGAAGGCGCATGTCCTTGAATCGCACGATCCGAAGACCATCGCCAAATCGCTGAAAAAATCGGCGGAAGAAAGTCACCGCCGCAAATCGTCGCCATATCGTTCTGCCATGTCCATGCTGACCTTCTATATCAATCGCGCCGGTAAGAATCTGCCGGAAACGCAGAAGGATGTGCTTGAAAAGGCTAAGGACGAACTGCGCGAGTTATATGGAAAGGCTTGATTTTTGTCGCGCAATCTATCCAAAAAAGTGCGGTACACTTTATTGGATTGCGCTTACCGCCCGATATAGCGTTCCGGCTTGTGGAAGCCGACCATGACCCCGCTCATGGCGGCGGCGGAAATCACCGAAAACAGCAACTGGTGCGGATCGAGGATCAGGATCGACGCCGCCATGATAAGGGCGTCGCAGGCCAGTTGCGTCTGGCCGGCATTGATATTCTTCGTCTTTTGCAGATAAAGCGCCAGCACGCCGGTGCCGCCGGCGCCGGCGCCGTGACGTGCGAGCGCCAGTATGCCCATGCCGATGATTGTGCCGCCAAAGAGCGCGGCAAACAGCGGATTCAGGCTTTCCAGCTTGAAAGCGTAAGGCGCGTAATTGGCCATGCCCATGATGGCGAGATTGACGATCACCGTCTTGATCATGAAGCGCTTGCCCATGGCGGGCCAGGCGAAGAGAAAGAACGGTATATTGATCAGGATGAACAGCAGGCCGACCGGCAGGGGGGCGACATAGGAGAGGAGCAGGGCGATACCGGCCACGCCGCCGGTGGTCAGGCCGGCCGTATGCAGCATGACGATGCCGAGCGCAATAAACGAGCAGCCTATGGCGAAGGCGTAGACGTCCTCCAGCACCGTATGTTTCACGGTGGGGTAGAGGGCGTCCTTGCCGTCCTTGTCGATCAGTTGGCCGGTTGTCGTCGTCATCAGGCGGCGTCCATCAAAGGGGTTGGCCTGCGCGTTTCATTCCCTGTTATTTTGGTTTCTTATGACACAATTTTCGGGTGCTCGCTAGAGTGACAAACCGGGCAGGTCGGATCGGTGGCCAGTTTCACAATGCGTGAGGTCATATCCAGGCCATCGAAGATCAGGAGCTTGCCGCGCAGGGTCTCGCCGGCTCCGGAAATGACCTTAATCGCCTCCAGCACCGCCAGTGACCCCATGACGCCCGCCAGCGCCCCGACCACGCCGACCCGTTCGCAGGTTTCGGCATCGGGCGGGATTTCCGGCACCAGGCATTGGTAGCAGGGTGAACCGTCAAATGTCGCCAGTTGTCCGCTGAACCGCCCCAGCGCCGCCGAGACCAGCGGCTTTTTAAGTTCATGACAGACGCGATTGACCAGCAAACGGGTCTCGAAATTATCACAGCCATCGAGCACGACATCATAACGGCCAAGCACATCAGCGGCATTATCCTCGCTTAGCCTCAGGCGATGTATGCGGCAATCGCA
This sequence is a window from Asticcacaulis sp.. Protein-coding genes within it:
- a CDS encoding YitT family protein, which codes for MTTTTGQLIDKDGKDALYPTVKHTVLEDVYAFAIGCSFIALGIVMLHTAGLTTGGVAGIALLLSYVAPLPVGLLFILINIPFFLFAWPAMGKRFMIKTVIVNLAIMGMANYAPYAFKLESLNPLFAALFGGTIIGMGILALARHGAGAGGTGVLALYLQKTKNINAGQTQLACDALIMAASILILDPHQLLFSVISAAAMSGVMVGFHKPERYIGR
- a CDS encoding HesA/MoeB/ThiF family protein, producing MKAMLTDDEIDRYARHLVLKEIGGQGQMKLKAAKVALVGMGGIGSPAALYLAAAGVGTLGLIDDDEVSLSNLQRQVLFGSKDIGAPKAEAAATHLSNLNPHCDCRIHRLRLSEDNAADVLGRYDVVLDGCDNFETRLLVNRVCHELKKPLVSAALGRFSGQLATFDGSPCYQCLVPEIPPDAETCERVGVVGALAGVMGSLAVLEAIKVISGAGETLRGKLLIFDGLDMTSRIVKLATDPTCPVCHSSEHPKIVS
- the rlmN gene encoding 23S rRNA (adenine(2503)-C(2))-methyltransferase RlmN, which codes for MAHTLDLSVKSANTGLVNITGLTRDGLMQALVESGVVEARKAKMRMQQIWRWVHHYGFTDFDLMTDIAKDQRALLREKFSLARPEIVERQISNDGTRKYLIRMAPGIEVESVYIPSVGRAGALCVSSQVGCTLNCSFCHTGTQKLVRNLTTAEIVAQVQVARDDLGEWPSPKEDRQLSNIVFMGMGEPLYNLDHVAAAIDIISDGEGIAISRRRITVSTSGVVPELEALGNRTQAMLAISLHATNDPLRDVLVPLNKKYNIAELMAAIRAYPGLSNARRVTFEYVMLKGVNDSPDEARALLRLLKGIPAKINLIPFNPWPGTDYQCSSWSAIEAFAAILNKAGYASPIRTPRGRDILAACGQLKSESEKKRASVVRREQREEAASNQDALPAGESLPFAALAGGMID
- a CDS encoding DUF3175 domain-containing protein, which gives rise to MSAKKWSKEVTEHSDALDLKAHVLESHDPKTIAKSLKKSAEESHRRKSSPYRSAMSMLTFYINRAGKNLPETQKDVLEKAKDELRELYGKA